In the genome of Gloeotrichia echinulata CP02, one region contains:
- a CDS encoding serine/threonine-protein kinase, whose protein sequence is MEVYCTRPRCPRPQNLFADLDDQTTLKTTQQKYCTSCGMPLMLDGRYVPTKLLGRGGFGAAFLARDRRIPGMRQCVVKQFQPAGNLTSSQLQLAQQLFEREADTLAELGNEHDQIPNLFAFFPVTVPSLQPGQEDQFFYLVQEYINGKNLEEELIQKGRFSEAEILEVLQEILKVLKFVHDKRIIHRDIKPSNIMRRRDGKIFLLDFGAVKQVTNAPAGANASSTGIYSLGFAPPEQMAGNQVFPSTDLYALAVTILTLVTGQEASKLFDAYTNQWNWRGKATVNPHLADILDKMLLPAANQRFQSAQDVLDALVETNTPQFIPPTQPPDPTIFPTSLPSGPVSHPVVSPPPTPPAPPPTKANTPAFSTLELLTGAAFSGFEGALIGIALFSLLHNPTITLGISAVILGILIFAQTRRWIERFDLLIISGLTFAIIFFLKFLQAGLGIEQVVFLAVAAALVTIALTALFRLIYKLLSLIL, encoded by the coding sequence ATGGAAGTTTACTGCACTCGTCCACGTTGCCCGCGCCCACAAAATTTGTTTGCTGATTTAGATGATCAGACGACGCTGAAAACAACACAGCAAAAATACTGCACTAGCTGTGGAATGCCACTCATGTTAGATGGTCGATATGTGCCTACCAAGCTGCTAGGAAGAGGAGGTTTTGGCGCAGCTTTTTTGGCACGCGATCGCCGGATTCCTGGAATGCGTCAATGCGTCGTTAAACAGTTCCAACCTGCAGGAAATTTAACTTCATCTCAACTACAATTGGCGCAACAACTATTTGAGCGAGAGGCAGATACTTTAGCAGAATTAGGTAACGAACACGACCAAATCCCCAACTTATTTGCTTTTTTTCCGGTGACAGTTCCCAGTCTACAACCAGGACAGGAAGACCAGTTTTTTTATTTGGTGCAGGAATATATCAATGGCAAAAATCTAGAGGAAGAATTAATTCAAAAGGGTAGATTCTCTGAAGCAGAAATTTTGGAAGTGCTGCAAGAAATTCTCAAGGTACTCAAGTTTGTCCATGACAAACGCATTATCCACAGAGATATTAAACCCTCTAACATCATGCGTCGTCGTGATGGCAAAATCTTCCTTCTCGATTTTGGTGCAGTTAAACAAGTCACAAACGCCCCTGCTGGTGCTAATGCTTCTTCCACGGGAATTTATTCTCTGGGGTTTGCACCCCCTGAGCAGATGGCTGGAAATCAAGTATTCCCATCTACAGATTTATACGCCTTGGCTGTAACTATTCTGACATTAGTCACAGGTCAGGAAGCAAGTAAGCTATTTGATGCTTATACTAACCAGTGGAACTGGCGAGGAAAAGCCACTGTCAACCCCCATCTGGCTGATATCTTAGACAAGATGCTGCTACCTGCAGCCAATCAACGTTTTCAGTCAGCCCAAGATGTTTTAGATGCTTTAGTAGAAACCAATACACCACAATTCATACCACCTACACAACCTCCAGACCCAACCATTTTTCCCACATCATTACCATCTGGACCAGTTTCTCATCCAGTTGTTTCACCACCCCCAACACCCCCAGCACCCCCACCAACTAAAGCAAATACACCAGCATTTTCTACATTAGAATTATTAACTGGAGCCGCCTTTAGTGGGTTTGAAGGTGCATTGATTGGCATAGCTCTTTTTAGTTTGCTGCATAACCCAACAATTACTCTGGGGATTTCCGCCGTGATTTTGGGGATACTAATTTTTGCTCAAACTAGGCGGTGGATCGAAAGATTTGATTTGTTAATTATTTCAGGACTTACGTTTGCAATTATCTTTTTTCTAAAATTTTTGCAAGCTGGTCTGGGAATTGAGCAAGTCGTTTTTTTAGCAGTTGCAGCCGCATTGGTAACTATTGCGCTTACAGCCCTATTTCGGTTGATTTATAAATTGCTTTCTCTGATTTTGTGA
- a CDS encoding ABC transporter substrate-binding protein: MLPTFKKPDRLTLFKVGSLTFYGLLLLCLPNINNLSPRKASRLCPNNQTSPNTESSGQSNGISFGETSFIQPEGNPSSERKDGIYFIKNKNDQYAKKKLETAINNNPNDPEALIFLNNINIRLNNANSYTIAVTVPKNQQIALEILRGVAQAQDEINKSPDGMNGKKLKVAIADDSDKNKPKEIASALVNKEEVLGVVGHFTSDATKEAGSVYCNKKLVAISPTSTSVKLENQINPYIFTTVPSDAVQARALAEYMVRTLKKKKAVVFYNSDSHYSLLLKSQLETAISLEGGQVLNKQENQQAFDVKSMPGTPRTSLDKATELGAEVLILALDTDSFEKAADLAQQQPEFTLLGGDALYRKNTLEWKQAPNEIVVAAPWHKELSDKTLTFSDNAQKLWGTPDVNWRTALAYDATQAFIEALKKNQNPNPTREDIKKALSDKDFSSPNGASGPIRFLPSGERNAPFQLVKVFPNKNGEDNFCPIQKLKQPDKCDT, encoded by the coding sequence ATGCTGCCAACATTTAAGAAACCAGATCGTTTAACTTTGTTCAAAGTAGGAAGTCTTACTTTTTATGGTCTATTGTTGTTATGTTTGCCTAACATAAACAATCTTTCGCCCAGAAAAGCTAGCAGATTATGTCCAAATAATCAAACTTCTCCAAATACCGAGTCAAGTGGTCAGAGTAACGGCATCAGTTTTGGCGAAACTAGCTTCATTCAACCAGAGGGAAATCCATCTTCAGAAAGAAAAGATGGTATATATTTTATAAAAAACAAAAACGATCAATATGCAAAAAAGAAGCTAGAAACTGCGATAAACAATAATCCAAATGACCCAGAGGCACTCATTTTCTTAAATAATATTAATATCAGATTGAACAATGCCAACAGCTACACAATTGCTGTGACTGTGCCGAAGAATCAGCAAATTGCATTAGAGATTTTACGTGGAGTAGCTCAAGCTCAAGATGAAATCAATAAGTCTCCCGACGGAATGAATGGCAAGAAATTAAAAGTAGCTATCGCTGATGACAGTGATAAAAACAAGCCCAAAGAAATCGCCTCAGCCCTAGTGAACAAAGAGGAAGTCTTAGGTGTAGTCGGTCATTTCACTAGCGATGCTACTAAAGAAGCAGGAAGTGTCTATTGCAACAAAAAATTAGTAGCCATTTCTCCCACCAGTACTTCTGTTAAACTTGAAAACCAAATTAACCCCTATATTTTTACTACAGTGCCCAGTGATGCAGTTCAGGCGAGAGCTTTAGCTGAGTATATGGTGAGAACTTTAAAGAAGAAAAAAGCAGTTGTTTTCTACAATTCAGACAGTCATTATAGTCTTCTTCTAAAATCTCAATTGGAAACAGCTATTTCTTTGGAAGGGGGACAAGTATTGAATAAACAAGAAAATCAACAAGCATTTGACGTTAAAAGTATGCCAGGTACTCCACGTACTAGTTTGGATAAGGCAACAGAATTAGGTGCCGAAGTCTTGATTTTAGCCTTGGACACTGACTCCTTCGAGAAAGCAGCGGATTTGGCTCAACAACAGCCAGAATTTACTCTGCTTGGTGGAGATGCTCTTTACAGGAAAAACACTTTGGAATGGAAACAGGCCCCAAATGAAATCGTGGTGGCTGCTCCTTGGCATAAAGAACTTAGCGATAAGACCTTAACCTTTAGCGATAACGCCCAGAAGCTTTGGGGTACTCCAGATGTAAACTGGCGAACTGCTCTCGCTTATGATGCCACACAAGCTTTTATAGAAGCATTGAAAAAAAATCAAAATCCCAATCCCACGAGAGAAGATATAAAAAAAGCTCTTTCAGACAAAGATTTTTCTTCACCTAATGGTGCTTCAGGACCGATTCGATTTTTACCATCAGGCGAACGCAATGCTCCATTCCAACTTGTGAAAGTCTTTCCTAATAAGAATGGTGAAGATAATTTTTGTCCAATACAAAAGCTCAAACAACCTGATAAATGTGATACATGA
- a CDS encoding ABC transporter substrate-binding protein, with translation MSQKNETKVLLLALLLTAGIVAGAAWLFAPKFGLNFTTPISDKQENGNEQALEERITFGEKIFTPGEASPAKKEGVQALVNKSYDRAIANLEASLKVKRNDPEALIFLNNARIGSAKSYTIAASVPMGSDPNTSLEILRGIAQAQNEINTSGGIGGVRLKVAIANDESNPEIAQQIATVLVNNPEVLGVVGPSGSDVTLKAGKVYDSRQLVAITPTSSSVKISNFSRYIFRTVPSDFMAARTLANYMVKTLQKKNAAVFFNSQSNYSQSLKSEFVSSVSLEGGQVSSEFDLSKSDFSAAKSIEQATKQGAEVLMLAPDTDNLDKALQVVQVNQKKLTLLGGDTIYTLKTLEIGRQQATGMIVAVPWHIDADPKSDFPQKSRQLWGADVNWRTALSYDATRALIAALARNPTRLGVQQILSSSDFSTTGASGTIRFLPSGDRNAPVQLVNIVPGSRSGTGYDFVPLPATVIKN, from the coding sequence ATGTCCCAAAAAAACGAAACTAAGGTTTTGCTTTTAGCACTCCTGTTAACAGCGGGAATTGTGGCTGGTGCTGCTTGGTTGTTTGCTCCCAAATTTGGCTTGAATTTTACCACACCCATTTCTGATAAACAGGAAAATGGTAATGAACAAGCTCTCGAAGAACGTATTACTTTTGGTGAGAAAATTTTCACTCCGGGGGAAGCTTCTCCCGCCAAAAAAGAAGGCGTACAGGCCTTAGTTAATAAAAGTTACGACAGAGCGATCGCTAATTTAGAAGCGTCCCTCAAAGTCAAGCGCAATGACCCAGAGGCGCTGATATTTCTCAATAATGCCCGCATTGGCTCGGCAAAAAGCTATACCATTGCTGCATCTGTACCTATGGGTAGTGACCCGAATACCTCGTTAGAAATTTTACGGGGTATCGCTCAAGCCCAAAATGAAATTAATACCTCTGGGGGGATTGGGGGAGTGCGCTTGAAGGTGGCGATCGCTAATGATGAAAGTAACCCAGAAATTGCCCAACAAATTGCCACTGTCTTAGTTAATAATCCAGAAGTATTAGGTGTAGTTGGTCCTTCTGGTAGTGATGTTACCTTAAAAGCAGGTAAGGTCTATGATTCTCGACAACTTGTAGCTATTACTCCTACTAGTAGCTCTGTTAAAATTAGCAACTTTAGCCGCTACATTTTCCGCACGGTTCCTAGCGATTTCATGGCTGCTCGAACCCTAGCTAATTATATGGTGAAAACTTTGCAGAAAAAAAATGCAGCGGTTTTCTTTAATTCCCAGAGTAATTATAGTCAGTCTCTCAAATCAGAATTTGTTTCATCTGTCTCCCTGGAAGGTGGACAAGTATCCAGCGAATTTGATTTGTCTAAGTCAGATTTTAGTGCAGCTAAAAGTATAGAACAAGCTACTAAACAAGGCGCAGAAGTCTTAATGTTAGCGCCAGATACTGACAATCTAGACAAAGCCCTACAAGTAGTTCAAGTTAACCAGAAAAAGTTAACACTTCTAGGGGGAGATACTATTTACACTCTCAAAACTTTAGAAATTGGTAGACAGCAAGCTACGGGAATGATAGTAGCAGTTCCTTGGCATATTGATGCTGATCCCAAGTCAGATTTTCCCCAAAAATCGCGGCAATTATGGGGTGCTGATGTCAACTGGCGCACTGCTTTATCCTATGATGCTACACGCGCTTTGATCGCCGCATTAGCACGCAATCCGACGCGATTAGGAGTACAACAAATTCTTTCTTCCTCGGATTTTTCCACCACTGGGGCTTCTGGCACAATTCGTTTTTTACCATCAGGCGATCGCAACGCCCCAGTCCAACTTGTCAACATCGTTCCCGGTTCTCGTTCTGGTACTGGCTATGACTTTGTACCCCTACCAGCAACTGTAATCAAAAATTAA
- a CDS encoding PstS family phosphate ABC transporter substrate-binding protein, whose amino-acid sequence MSQKNGTNEIAVLVLSLSITLGLVGGMFWLLAHNSNVINSKNSPDQSAQSNGDSFAQVSNVPSGLFTYGGSTTWAPIRREVDSEIQKAWPSFRLRYTDPITDPPGSGSGIKMLLNDQLVFSQSSRSIKDEEYQKAQQRGFTLKQIPVAIDGIAIAVNLNLEIPGLTLAQLKDIYTGRVTNWQQVGGPSLPIIPYSRRLEDGGTIEFFHEYILEKENFGVNVQFIPTTTEALREVHKNPGSIYYASAPEIVGQCGVKPLPLGRQSDQFVPPYKEPFIPPENCPQQRNQVNATAFQQGNYPITRQLFVIVKQNGQIDQQAGEAYANLLLTPVGQELITKAGFVKIR is encoded by the coding sequence ATGTCACAAAAAAATGGGACTAATGAAATAGCGGTTTTGGTTCTATCCTTGAGTATCACACTGGGGCTGGTGGGTGGAATGTTTTGGTTGTTGGCGCACAACTCTAATGTGATCAATAGTAAAAATTCCCCTGACCAAAGCGCACAGTCGAATGGTGACAGTTTTGCCCAAGTGTCAAACGTGCCCTCCGGATTATTTACCTATGGCGGTAGTACGACTTGGGCGCCCATCCGTAGAGAAGTAGACTCAGAAATACAAAAGGCTTGGCCTAGCTTTCGGCTGCGTTATACTGATCCCATTACAGATCCCCCTGGTTCTGGTTCGGGGATTAAAATGTTGTTGAATGACCAGTTGGTTTTTTCCCAGTCGTCTCGCTCGATTAAAGATGAGGAATACCAGAAGGCGCAACAACGGGGGTTTACATTGAAACAAATTCCTGTGGCAATTGATGGTATTGCGATCGCCGTTAACCTCAATCTCGAAATTCCTGGTTTAACCCTTGCCCAACTAAAAGATATTTATACTGGCAGGGTAACTAATTGGCAACAGGTTGGTGGTCCAAGTTTGCCTATTATACCATACTCTCGCCGCTTGGAAGATGGCGGGACTATCGAATTTTTCCATGAGTATATTTTGGAGAAAGAAAATTTTGGTGTCAATGTCCAATTTATCCCCACGACAACCGAAGCCTTAAGAGAAGTGCATAAAAATCCAGGGAGTATTTACTATGCCTCAGCCCCGGAAATAGTCGGACAATGTGGTGTGAAGCCTTTACCCTTGGGGCGTCAATCTGACCAATTTGTTCCCCCCTACAAGGAGCCTTTTATCCCCCCAGAAAACTGTCCGCAACAGCGCAACCAAGTAAATGCAACCGCGTTTCAACAAGGTAATTACCCCATCACCAGACAGTTATTTGTAATTGTTAAACAAAACGGACAAATCGATCAACAAGCAGGGGAAGCCTACGCTAACTTGCTGCTTACCCCTGTTGGTCAAGAATTAATTACTAAAGCCGGATTTGTCAAAATTCGGTAG
- a CDS encoding PstS family phosphate ABC transporter substrate-binding protein, whose amino-acid sequence MSQKNEIPVLVLSFLITGGLIAGGFWWFTNKSGFSPNQIIGSQPANPNSGSTNPPIAPPGQTSGTNFASVQNVPTGLFNYGGSTSWAPIRLVVDQAIQTARPEFRLRYLEPNGETPGSNSGIKSLIDGQLAFVQSSRPLLDQELARAKQRGFELKQIPIAIDGLAVAVNPNLNIPGLTIDQLKSIYAGKINNWSLVGGPNLPIKPYSRRTTDGGTVELFMQDILGGQPFGPNVEFVSTTTQALQKLAGSPGGIYYASAPEVVPQCSIKPLPLGRTSGEYIAPYQEPLVLPNDCPGKRNKLNIEAFQSGKYPITRNLFVVVKQNGQTEQQAGVAYGDLLLTQQGQELISQTGFVKIR is encoded by the coding sequence ATGTCTCAAAAAAATGAAATACCTGTTCTGGTTTTATCCTTTTTGATCACAGGTGGGTTGATAGCTGGCGGCTTTTGGTGGTTCACCAACAAGTCTGGTTTTAGCCCCAATCAAATTATCGGCTCCCAGCCGGCAAATCCTAATTCTGGCAGTACTAATCCGCCCATAGCTCCACCAGGACAAACTAGCGGTACAAATTTCGCTTCTGTACAAAATGTCCCTACAGGATTATTTAACTACGGAGGCAGCACATCTTGGGCACCGATTCGATTGGTAGTTGACCAAGCAATTCAAACGGCGCGACCAGAGTTTCGGCTGCGTTATCTAGAACCTAACGGTGAAACTCCTGGTTCTAATTCAGGGATCAAGTCCCTCATCGACGGTCAATTAGCCTTTGTCCAGTCCTCACGACCACTTCTGGATCAGGAATTGGCTCGTGCCAAGCAGCGGGGATTTGAACTCAAACAAATTCCCATAGCTATTGATGGATTGGCGGTAGCAGTTAACCCCAACCTCAATATACCAGGATTGACAATAGACCAACTTAAGTCAATTTATGCAGGCAAGATTAACAATTGGAGCTTGGTCGGCGGTCCCAATCTCCCGATTAAGCCTTATTCTCGCCGTACCACTGATGGCGGCACGGTAGAACTGTTTATGCAAGACATCTTGGGTGGTCAACCTTTCGGCCCCAATGTGGAGTTTGTCTCCACGACCACCCAAGCCTTACAAAAATTGGCTGGTAGTCCTGGTGGTATTTACTACGCTTCAGCCCCAGAGGTGGTTCCTCAATGCTCAATCAAACCCTTGCCGTTGGGGCGGACGTCAGGCGAATACATTGCTCCCTACCAAGAACCTTTAGTCCTCCCGAATGACTGTCCTGGTAAACGCAACAAATTAAACATTGAGGCTTTCCAATCAGGAAAGTACCCGATTACCCGCAATCTGTTTGTGGTGGTCAAGCAAAATGGTCAAACCGAGCAGCAAGCAGGTGTTGCTTATGGCGATTTACTGCTGACTCAACAGGGACAGGAACTGATTAGCCAAACTGGATTTGTCAAAATACGGTGA
- a CDS encoding Crp/Fnr family transcriptional regulator, with protein MQSPSSFSEASRPFLTWQRILDWAQEHYRCRTFSKDERIPARPGLLYLVQRGAIRMVGTAQVSATASQLTSRRINRTPEEAFLGFVGAGQPFEIVAQSPFTLQAYAHVDQTAVLWMYWHDLDNWPHFRREVMDAFRYQHQRKLLWLSALGQRRTIDRLLGFLTLLIEEYGEPAMSDTDPDVIRGYCLPFPLTHAQIGSAIGSTRVTVTRLMGKLRQRGLILTQGDNLICLPAESINRAG; from the coding sequence ATGCAATCTCCATCTTCCTTTTCTGAGGCATCACGCCCTTTTCTGACTTGGCAACGAATTCTTGACTGGGCACAAGAACACTACCGCTGCCGCACCTTTAGCAAAGATGAACGCATTCCAGCTCGACCTGGATTGCTGTATTTAGTGCAAAGGGGTGCGATCCGCATGGTGGGAACCGCCCAAGTGAGTGCTACTGCCAGTCAACTCACATCTCGACGAATCAACAGAACTCCTGAAGAAGCTTTCTTGGGCTTTGTAGGAGCAGGACAACCGTTTGAAATTGTTGCCCAGTCACCATTCACACTCCAGGCCTATGCCCATGTAGATCAAACTGCAGTGCTGTGGATGTACTGGCACGACTTAGACAACTGGCCTCACTTCCGCCGGGAAGTTATGGATGCTTTTAGGTATCAGCACCAGCGCAAATTGCTGTGGCTAAGTGCCTTGGGACAACGGCGCACAATTGACCGACTCTTAGGATTTCTCACCTTGTTGATTGAGGAATATGGGGAGCCGGCGATGAGTGATACCGATCCCGATGTGATTCGTGGCTATTGTCTACCCTTCCCGCTCACCCATGCCCAAATTGGCAGCGCGATTGGTTCGACTCGTGTCACCGTCACCCGCTTGATGGGTAAATTGCGTCAACGTGGCTTAATCCTCACCCAAGGGGATAATCTCATTTGCTTGCCAGCAGAGTCGATTAATCGAGCCGGCTAA
- a CDS encoding DALR anticodon-binding domain-containing protein, protein MHHRLLVSKYIAIKQLLYSYMLSCISIHTQQTKIIRIKATKSPLYKGRDHSKIIYISGVALQLSKSQNPEAMDLAQAIASQLLAVCGDVFHIQIVPPGWIHLELTHPVLAAWLQNLALGGLGERGNGERSQEIAIQKTKSQIHNSYSLFPIQYAHARCCSLLRLADREGLIQLRESGQQRPLEGSLIGVRSLISPDPIPWLNSEEKLRLNDPAEGDLIFSLVQVVDDLECDSVGDGVKWEKIALDLSQTFEAFYCKCRIWGEVKITSQELAQARLGLVMATQSVFRFLLEEKLGVIAPLEL, encoded by the coding sequence GTGCATCATAGACTACTAGTTAGCAAGTACATAGCCATCAAGCAGTTATTATACAGTTATATGTTGAGTTGCATAAGTATTCATACTCAACAAACAAAGATTATACGCATAAAAGCCACCAAAAGTCCTCTGTATAAAGGTAGAGATCATAGTAAAATCATATATATTTCAGGTGTAGCCCTACAGCTATCAAAATCTCAGAATCCAGAAGCGATGGATCTGGCTCAGGCGATCGCCTCGCAATTATTAGCAGTCTGCGGGGACGTTTTTCATATCCAAATAGTTCCCCCTGGCTGGATTCATTTAGAATTAACTCACCCTGTGTTAGCGGCTTGGTTGCAAAATCTTGCCCTTGGGGGATTGGGAGAGAGGGGGAATGGGGAGAGGTCCCAAGAAATCGCAATTCAAAAGACAAAATCTCAAATTCACAATTCTTATAGTTTGTTTCCTATACAATATGCTCATGCACGCTGTTGCTCTCTATTGCGACTAGCAGATCGAGAGGGGTTGATTCAACTGAGGGAATCAGGACAGCAGCGACCACTGGAAGGTTCTCTAATCGGCGTTAGGAGTCTAATTTCCCCTGACCCGATACCGTGGCTCAATAGTGAAGAGAAACTGCGTCTAAATGACCCAGCAGAGGGTGATCTGATTTTTTCTTTAGTCCAAGTTGTAGATGACTTGGAGTGTGATTCTGTTGGCGATGGTGTGAAGTGGGAAAAAATCGCCTTGGATTTGAGCCAAACCTTTGAAGCTTTCTACTGCAAATGCCGTATTTGGGGCGAGGTGAAAATTACCTCACAAGAGTTAGCCCAAGCTAGACTGGGACTAGTCATGGCTACTCAGTCTGTGTTCAGGTTTTTGCTAGAAGAAAAATTGGGCGTTATTGCCCCCCTGGAGTTATAA
- a CDS encoding Cof-type HAD-IIB family hydrolase, whose protein sequence is MHKVSVAAQEIKLLVLDIDGTISGHSNTISAPVKQAIAAAQARGIQVAIATGRMYRSALRFHQDINSTLPLAAYQGAWIQDPATQKVHRHLALSREIAHELLDYFEQPQLQSLVSIHLYINDQLYVPELTQDTKMYVKRSHIPVIPVGDLRQVLTNEPTKILALCDDTNLINELLVDLRRQYTPNELYLTTSTPTYLEATNAAVNKGAAVRYLAEELLGLQSANVMTIGDNFNDVEMLQYAGIGVAMGNAPAPVQAIAHWVAPTVEEDGAAVAIDKFIVGA, encoded by the coding sequence ATGCACAAAGTTTCTGTGGCTGCACAAGAGATTAAATTACTGGTTCTAGATATAGATGGCACAATATCGGGGCACTCTAACACAATTAGCGCACCTGTAAAGCAAGCGATCGCTGCAGCGCAAGCAAGAGGAATTCAAGTAGCGATCGCCACTGGACGGATGTATCGTTCCGCCTTGCGCTTTCACCAAGATATCAACTCTACTTTACCATTAGCAGCATATCAAGGAGCCTGGATTCAAGACCCAGCTACCCAGAAAGTTCATCGCCATTTGGCTCTTTCTCGAGAAATTGCCCACGAGCTACTAGACTATTTTGAACAGCCGCAATTGCAATCCCTCGTCTCTATTCATTTGTACATCAATGACCAGCTCTACGTCCCAGAATTAACCCAAGACACCAAAATGTATGTCAAACGTTCCCATATTCCCGTCATTCCCGTAGGTGATTTGCGCCAAGTCTTAACCAATGAACCTACCAAAATTTTGGCTTTGTGCGACGACACAAATCTCATCAACGAGTTATTGGTCGATTTGCGCCGCCAATATACACCAAATGAACTTTACCTCACTACATCGACTCCGACCTACTTAGAAGCGACTAACGCCGCTGTAAACAAGGGTGCTGCTGTGCGTTACCTAGCTGAAGAACTGCTGGGATTACAAAGCGCCAACGTTATGACCATTGGCGATAATTTCAACGATGTAGAAATGCTGCAGTATGCTGGTATTGGTGTTGCAATGGGCAATGCACCAGCACCAGTTCAAGCGATCGCCCACTGGGTAGCTCCCACTGTAGAGGAAGACGGAGCTGCTGTGGCAATTGACAAATTTATTGTTGGAGCCTAA
- a CDS encoding choice-of-anchor E domain-containing protein, whose amino-acid sequence MASKLFTTLAAATTLAVIVTTAGAANAGTFTQSVEYKPKNPDTKILDGGYVATDINDTISFKKFDSTLGKLKSVTIDFSSDLKGNAQVTNKEANSTDVKVILSGLLKLQLPKNVERFEINPTEIYNYTLAGRETKELAGLTASIKRTKEFTEDEFLQYFIGKENPNFTFIANAQSGFLGGGNLKLATSIETYAKAGVTLTYNYDAKSVPEPSALLGVGLIAGFGLMSKTKKSWLKTSNSNV is encoded by the coding sequence ATGGCAAGCAAACTTTTCACAACTCTAGCCGCCGCTACAACTTTAGCAGTAATTGTCACCACCGCAGGCGCTGCTAATGCAGGTACATTCACACAATCTGTTGAGTACAAACCGAAAAATCCAGATACAAAAATATTGGACGGTGGTTATGTTGCGACCGATATCAATGATACCATCAGCTTTAAAAAGTTCGACTCAACTCTAGGCAAGCTCAAGAGTGTCACTATAGATTTTAGCAGCGACTTGAAGGGAAATGCACAGGTTACAAACAAGGAAGCGAATAGTACTGACGTGAAAGTAATTCTTTCTGGTCTGCTAAAATTGCAACTACCAAAGAATGTGGAGCGGTTCGAGATCAATCCGACAGAAATTTACAACTACACTCTCGCTGGACGTGAAACAAAGGAACTTGCTGGACTTACAGCTAGTATCAAACGTACAAAAGAATTCACTGAAGATGAATTCTTGCAGTATTTTATTGGTAAAGAAAACCCAAATTTTACTTTCATAGCAAATGCCCAATCCGGCTTTCTCGGAGGGGGAAATCTTAAACTTGCTACAAGTATCGAGACATATGCCAAAGCAGGTGTCACCCTCACATACAACTACGATGCTAAATCCGTACCTGAACCCTCTGCTCTACTTGGAGTTGGTTTAATTGCCGGTTTTGGTCTGATGTCAAAAACCAAAAAAAGCTGGCTCAAAACATCTAATTCTAATGTGTAG